The Streptomyces griseiscabiei genomic sequence GTGGTGTCGTAGCGGCGGTAGCCGCCGGAGGTCCGGTCGACCGGTACCACGATGCCCGCGTCCGACCAGTGCCTGACCACTTTCACCGGCAGCCCGGTCTGCCGTGCCACCGCGCCGATGCTCCACGTGGGCCGCGACGCGTCGTCCCTGCCCATGTGCGCGTGCGCGTGCGTGGGCGTGGGCGGGTGTGTGTACATGTGCATGGGCTCCACCTTCGACTCTCCCTCCGTGGGAGAGTCAAGCAGCCTCATACACCGCTCAGCTGCAGAGTTCCATGATGGTGTCGTCGAAGTCGGGGAACCCGCCGGCGGCCTGTTCGATCACGGTGGCTGCCGGTGCCCGGAAACTCGATGCGAATTTCTCCGCCACGGCCGTCAACTCAGCTTTGGGTTGCGGGGTTCGGTCGGGCTCGTAGGCGGTGGCCGCTTCCCAGGGCCCGAGGCCGTCGGCCGACAGCCACAGGAAGGCGCCCAGGTTGCGGGCGACTACGCCGGGCTCGCCCTCGGAGCCGAGGAAGACGACCGGCTGTTCGTCCAGTGCGCGGGCGGGGCGGGCCAGCCAGAAGGCGGCGTATCCGCCGGTGCCGTCCCGGCCGAACACACGGAAGTCGTCACCGGTCAGCTCGTCGTTGCCGGTCCAGTCCCGAAACCACTCGGTGGCCTCGTCGGCGGAGAGAAAATCCGGGAAGGGCTCGAAGTCCACCCCGTCGCCGCCATCGCCGTCACTCTCGCCGTCGCTCTCCCTGTCGCTGTCGAATCCGAGCGCCATCGCGGCGGCGAGTGCGGGAGGGAACCGGCGGTCGCCACTCAAGATCATGCGAACAGATCAGCGAACGATCCGACGACACCGACAGCCCGTCCCGTGCCCCCTTCTGCTGGTCCGGGAGACCACCCCGGACGGCCTCGTCGCGTCGTCAGGTGCGCCGGACCGCGCCGAGTTGGGCGCGGTTCAGACCGGGGGCGGTGAAGCGCTGCGCGACCGTGCGCAGGACGCGGGCCATCGCCTGGGCCGGTGGGGTGGCGGGGCGGGCCGTGGCGCGAGCGAGGAGGATGCGGCGAGTGGGGGCGGGTACGTCGGAGGCGAACGGCAGGAGACGTACGTCGCTGCGGCGGCTGGTGAGCGCCAGGCGGGGGGCGAGGGCGACGCCGAGGCCGGCGGCGACCATGGCCTGTGCCTCCTGGTAGTCGTGCGAGGAGTAGGCGATACGCGGCTCGAAGCCCGCCTGGCGGCAGCTGCGGCGCAGCACGTCGGCGACGGGGTGGTTGTCGGCGCGGATGATCCACTCCTGGTCGGCGAGGTCGCCCAGGCGCACGGAGGGATGGGTCCGCAGGGGCGAGTCGGCGGGGACGACCAGCACCGTGGGGTCGTCCAGGAGGTGGGTGAGGGAGAGCGCCGGATCGTCGAGGCGATTCCACTCGTAGTCCCAGAGCAGGCCCTGTTCCACCTCGCCGGTGTGCAGCATTTCGCGCAGCTCCGCGAGGACCCCGGCGCGTACCTCGATGCGGATGCCCGCGTGGCTGCGCCGGAAGCGGGTGAGTGCGAGGGGCAGCAGGGACGCGCTGGCCGTGGGAAACGAACCGAGCCGGAGCGTGCCTTGGTCGAGGGCGGTGAAGGAGTCCAAGTCCGCCTGCGCGGCGCGTAGTTCACGGCGGATCACCCGGCCGCGTTCGGCCAGCGCGGCCCCGGCCGGTGTGGGGCGGATGCCGCGGGGCAGCCGCTCGACGAGGGGCTGCCCGGCCTCCTTTTCCAGCAGGGACATCTGCTGGGAGGCGGCGGAGGTCGTCATGCCCAGCGCCTCGGCCGCCGCGGTGAGTGATCCGCGTTCGGCGGCCTCGGTGAGCAGGAGCAGTCGGCGCACGTTCAGCATGCCTTCGACTTTAGCCGAGCTAAACCCAGGTGAAGTGAACTGCGATTGTTCCGAAGTCAGGCCTCTGCCAAGGTCGCCGAAATCGCCGAGCGGTTCACCGGCCCGCGGTCCACCCGCGGCCACCGCTTCGGCCGTTCCCTCCCCCTTGATCGAGGAAGAGCTTCGGACATGCACACTCCCGCGACTCTGGTGCGTGGCGGCACCAGCAAGTGCTGGCTGTTCAACCAGGTCGATGTCCCCGCCGACCGTGGCGAACTGGAGAGGCTGCTGGTCTCCGCGTACGGCGCCGGCGATCCCGTGGAACTCGACGGGGTGGGCGGGGCAACCCCGACCACCTCGAAGGCGGCCGTGGTCAGCCCGTCGCCCGCCCCCGAGGTGGACGTGGACTACCTCTTCGCCCAGGTCGGCATCGGCACGGGCTCGGTCGAGTGGACCAGCAACTGCGGCAACTGCGCCACAGGGGTCGCTCTGTACACGGTCGCGAAAGGCCTGGTCGCGATCACCGGCGACCGGACGCGCGTGGTGATGCGCAACATCAACACCGGCGCGGTTCTGGAAGGGCTGGTGGACACCACGGGTGGTGTGGTGCGCCACTTCGGTCGTCAGACCGTCCCCGGCACCCGTGCCGGTGGGGTCGCCGTCGGTCTCACGTTCCGCGATCCGGCCGGTGGCACCACCGGTTCGCTGCTCCCCACCGGGCGGGCCGCGCAGGACCTGCGGGTGGCCGCCGCCGAAACCGTACGGGTGAGCATGGTGGACGCCGGGGCGCCCGTCGTGCTCGTGGACGCCGTCGGGGCCGGTCGCACCGGCGCCGAGTCCCTGGAACGGATCAACGCGGACGTGCCCTGGCTGCGCACCGTGCGGCACACCGCCGCGCCGTTGATGGGGCTGGTCGAGCCGGCCGAGGAGCCGGGCGACGCGGTGCCCAAGGTGGGTCTGGTGGGCCCGCCGGTGCCGTACACCACCACCCTCGGCGAATCGGTCGGGGCGGCGGACTACGACATCTCGGTGCGCATGCTCAGCATGAACACCCCGCACCCCGCGATCGGTCTGACCTCCGCCGTCGCCGTCGCCGCGGCCGGGCTCGTCGAGGGCTCGGTGGTGTGCCGGGCCGTGGGCGGTCCGACCGACGAGTGGCTGCGTCTCGGTACACCGGCCGGTGTCGTCGCGGTCCGCTGCACCGACGTACGGGACGGCCTGCCGCAGCGGGTCACCGTGCAGCGTGCGGCGCGACTGCTCGCCGACGCCCGTATCTACGTCCCCGGAACGGGCAGCCCGCGAGCGGCCTGAACCGGGACGGACATCACCCCGGCCGGCCGGTCCGCCGACCGTTCGCGCCGGGATACCCTCGCGCCCTCGGGGCGCGCCCCTCCCCCTCGCACCAAGGACAAAGATGTCTGCTGAAGTGATCTCCATAGGCGCGCTGCTGGTGATGTTCGTGGTCGGCACGGTACTGCCGATCAATCTCGGCATCCTCGCCTTCGTCGCCACGTTCGCGGTCGGCACCGCCTCGCTCGGCCTCACCGAGGACGAACTCTTCGAGGGGTTCCCGGCGAAGCTCTTCGTCACCATCGTCGGGGTCACCTATCTGTTCTCCGTCGCCCGTCGCAACGGCACCATCGACTGGCTCGTCGCGGCCGGGGTGCGGCTGGTGCGCGGC encodes the following:
- a CDS encoding SMI1/KNR4 family protein; translation: MILSGDRRFPPALAAAMALGFDSDRESDGESDGDGGDGVDFEPFPDFLSADEATEWFRDWTGNDELTGDDFRVFGRDGTGGYAAFWLARPARALDEQPVVFLGSEGEPGVVARNLGAFLWLSADGLGPWEAATAYEPDRTPQPKAELTAVAEKFASSFRAPAATVIEQAAGGFPDFDDTIMELCS
- a CDS encoding LysR family transcriptional regulator: MLNVRRLLLLTEAAERGSLTAAAEALGMTTSAASQQMSLLEKEAGQPLVERLPRGIRPTPAGAALAERGRVIRRELRAAQADLDSFTALDQGTLRLGSFPTASASLLPLALTRFRRSHAGIRIEVRAGVLAELREMLHTGEVEQGLLWDYEWNRLDDPALSLTHLLDDPTVLVVPADSPLRTHPSVRLGDLADQEWIIRADNHPVADVLRRSCRQAGFEPRIAYSSHDYQEAQAMVAAGLGVALAPRLALTSRRSDVRLLPFASDVPAPTRRILLARATARPATPPAQAMARVLRTVAQRFTAPGLNRAQLGAVRRT
- a CDS encoding PrpF domain-containing protein, which gives rise to MHTPATLVRGGTSKCWLFNQVDVPADRGELERLLVSAYGAGDPVELDGVGGATPTTSKAAVVSPSPAPEVDVDYLFAQVGIGTGSVEWTSNCGNCATGVALYTVAKGLVAITGDRTRVVMRNINTGAVLEGLVDTTGGVVRHFGRQTVPGTRAGGVAVGLTFRDPAGGTTGSLLPTGRAAQDLRVAAAETVRVSMVDAGAPVVLVDAVGAGRTGAESLERINADVPWLRTVRHTAAPLMGLVEPAEEPGDAVPKVGLVGPPVPYTTTLGESVGAADYDISVRMLSMNTPHPAIGLTSAVAVAAAGLVEGSVVCRAVGGPTDEWLRLGTPAGVVAVRCTDVRDGLPQRVTVQRAARLLADARIYVPGTGSPRAA